In one Solanum dulcamara chromosome 1, daSolDulc1.2, whole genome shotgun sequence genomic region, the following are encoded:
- the LOC129901308 gene encoding trihelix transcription factor DF1-like: MLESSVLLENTATAAGAGGEEAELKNNGGGGGGSVGGGSEEEDRNFSGGNRWPHEETLALLKIRSEMDLAFRDSNLKSPLWDEISRKMGELGYNRNAKKCREKFENIYKYHKRTKDGRSGRQNGKNYRFFEQLELLDSQSLFTSPPSNHNQINRMETITSIAMPVPMPMPMTMIKPAASGCQDYRIDVHRTTRGFNPEFMSTSTSTTSSSGKESDGSVKKKRKLASYFERLMKEVLDKQENLQNKFLEAMEKCEKDRIARDEAWKMQEIARLKKEQEELAHERAISAAKDAAVIAFLQKISEQTVQLQLPMDLPQVSQRHTEERESESMKTIGNIQENVIQQDNDKENIDSAGENSNSFQTNSSSRWPKAEVEALIKLRTNVDLQYQDNGSSKGPLWEDISCCMKKLGYDRNAKRCKEKWENINKYYRRVKESQKKRPEDSKTCPYFHQLDSIYQNKSKKQLPISENPGSNMKAGEILMQIINQQHQQQQQQQHEQQQSETE; the protein is encoded by the exons atgctGGAAAGTTCCGTTTTGTTGGAGAATACAGCTACTGCTGCAGGCGCCGGCGGTGAAGAGGCGGAGCTGAAGAATAACGGTGgcggtggtggtggtagtgtCGGTGGAGGttcagaagaagaagatagGAATTTTTCAGGTGGGAATCGTTGGCCACATGAAGAAACTTTGGCTTTGCTCAAAATAAGGTCTGAAATGGACCTTGCATTTCGTGATTCCAATCTCAAAAGCCCTCTTTGGGATGAAATTTCTAG GAAAATGGGTGAGCTTGGGTATAATCGAAATGCGAAGAAATGCAGGGAGAAGTTTGAGAACATTTATAAGTATCACAAGAGAACAAAAGATGGTAGATCTGGTAGACAAAACGGGAAAAACTATAGATTTTTCGAGCAATTAGAGCTTTTGGATAGCCAATCTTTGTTTACATCTCCTCCGTCAAATCATAACCAAATCAATAGGATGGAAACAATAACATCGATAGCAATGCCAGTGCCAATGCCTATGCCTATGACAATGATAAAACCTGCTGCTAGTGGATGTCAAGATTACAGAATTGATGTTCATCGAACCACCCGAGGTTTTAATCCAGAGTTCATGTCCACATCCACATCCACAACCTCCTCCTCAGGTAAAGAATCTGATGGTagtgtgaagaagaaaaggaaattgGCTAGTTATTTCGAGAGGTTGATGAAGGAAGTGTTGGACAAGCAAGAGAACTTGCAAAACAAGTTTCTAGAAGCAATGGAAAAATGTGAGAAGGATCGGATAGCGAGGGATGAGGCATGGAAAATGCAGGAAATCGCGAGATTAAAGAAAGAACAAGAAGAACTAGCTCATGAAAGAGCGATTTCTGCTGCGAAAGATGCAGCAGTGATTGCTTTCTTGCAAAAAATTTCAGAGCAAACCGTTCAACTACAGTTGCCAATGGACTTACCCCAAGTATCTCAGAGACATACCGAGGAACGGGAGAGTGAATCAATGAAAACTATAGGAAATATTCAAGAAAATGTTATTCAACAAGACAATGATAAGGAGAACATTGACAGTGCTGGTGAGAATTCGAATTCGTTTCAAACGAATTCTTCTTCTCGATGGCCTAAAGCAGAAGTGGAAGCATTAATCAAGCTAAGAACGAACGTTGATTTGCAATATCAAGACAATGGATCATCAAAAGGGCCTCTATGGGAAGACATCTCATGTTGTATGAAGAAGCTTGGATATGATAGAAATGCCAAGAGATGTAAAGAGAAATGGGAAAACATAAACAAGTATTATAGAAGAGTTAAAGAAAGCCAAAAGAAAAGGCCAGAAGATTCAAAAACATGTCCCTATTTTCATCAATTGGATTCTATTTATCAAAACAAGTCCAAGAAACAATTGCCCATTTCAGAAAATCCAGGTTCCAATATGAAGGCTGGAGAGATACTAATGCAAATAATAAACCAACAACAtcaacagcagcagcaacaacaacatgagCAGCAACAGTCAGAAACAGAATAA